A genomic window from Chitinophaga pollutisoli includes:
- the purS gene encoding phosphoribosylformylglycinamidine synthase subunit PurS: MTFTAHINVMPLKELLDPQGKAVLGGLKNLGLGNVHDVRVGKHITLQIEAASKEEAQQIAENACQKLLANQVMEFYEVNIQ, encoded by the coding sequence ATGACATTTACTGCGCATATCAACGTGATGCCGTTGAAAGAACTGCTGGACCCCCAAGGCAAGGCTGTGCTGGGCGGATTGAAGAACCTGGGCCTGGGAAATGTACACGACGTACGGGTAGGTAAGCACATTACGCTCCAAATCGAAGCGGCTTCCAAAGAAGAGGCGCAACAGATTGCCGAAAACGCCTGCCAGAAACTGCTGGCCAACCAGGTAATGGAATTTTACGAAGTAAACATCCAATAA
- the rsmI gene encoding 16S rRNA (cytidine(1402)-2'-O)-methyltransferase yields MSRLYLIPSPIGNLGDITYRAVKVLETVELVLAEDTRTSGVLLKHYGISKPVTPYHQHNEHKVLQHLVQQLREGRSMALLTDAGTPGVSDPGFLLVRECVREGIEVECLPGATAFVPALVNSGIPMNRFAFEGFLPPKKGRHTLLTQLSTEPRTMVFYESPHRLVKTLEDFMQYFGETRQCCVSRELTKMFEENKRGSLVEVRDHFQAKGVKGEIVIIVEGAAE; encoded by the coding sequence TTGTCCAGACTCTACCTCATTCCTTCACCGATCGGCAACCTGGGCGACATTACGTACCGGGCCGTTAAGGTGCTGGAAACGGTAGAACTGGTGCTGGCGGAAGATACCCGGACTTCCGGGGTGCTTCTCAAACATTATGGTATCAGCAAGCCTGTAACACCTTATCATCAACACAATGAGCATAAGGTGTTACAGCACCTGGTACAACAGCTGCGCGAAGGCCGTTCCATGGCGCTGCTAACCGATGCCGGCACGCCCGGCGTCAGTGATCCGGGGTTCTTGCTGGTGCGCGAATGCGTCCGCGAAGGAATTGAAGTGGAATGCCTCCCCGGCGCCACGGCGTTCGTTCCCGCCCTCGTCAACAGCGGCATTCCTATGAACCGCTTCGCTTTCGAAGGCTTCCTCCCTCCTAAAAAAGGCCGTCACACCCTGCTGACGCAGCTTTCCACCGAGCCGCGCACGATGGTTTTTTATGAATCTCCCCACCGCCTCGTCAAAACGCTGGAAGATTTTATGCAGTACTTTGGTGAAACCCGCCAATGTTGCGTTTCCCGCGAGCTTACGAAAATGTTCGAAGAGAACAAACGCGGCTCCCTCGTGGAGGTCCGCGACCACTTCCAGGCCAAAGGCGTGAAAGGTGAGATCGTGATTATCGTGGAGGGCGCGGCGGAATAA
- a CDS encoding DUF4255 domain-containing protein, which yields MIDQVLSAIVSKLNTYIGSLDPEVILGNISFADTNQETVMQNLGDKVVISVVNIQQEETLRNLPYRRTVYTNGIPEVVERQPEIHLNVFLLISANKNTYSTALQRISQVIAFFQRQFVFTPADTPVLGTLQLNRVIFDLYSTRFEELNQLWSVMGGKYIPSVIYKMRMAVIQDAPQSGSGIITEINLQTQVLGTQQ from the coding sequence ATGATCGATCAGGTTTTGAGCGCGATCGTAAGTAAGTTGAACACATACATTGGCTCCCTGGATCCTGAAGTTATTCTTGGCAATATTTCATTCGCCGATACTAATCAGGAAACAGTCATGCAGAATCTTGGCGACAAAGTAGTGATCTCTGTCGTGAATATTCAGCAGGAGGAAACGTTGCGCAACCTGCCGTACCGGCGTACCGTGTATACCAACGGTATCCCGGAAGTGGTGGAGCGCCAGCCGGAGATCCATCTCAATGTGTTCCTGCTTATCAGCGCGAATAAGAACACCTACAGCACTGCCCTGCAACGTATTTCGCAGGTGATCGCATTCTTTCAGCGGCAGTTCGTTTTTACGCCGGCAGATACGCCGGTGCTCGGTACGCTCCAACTCAACCGTGTTATTTTCGATTTGTATTCGACGCGCTTCGAAGAACTGAACCAGTTGTGGAGCGTGATGGGAGGGAAGTACATCCCGTCCGTCATTTATAAAATGCGCATGGCCGTGATCCAGGATGCACCGCAATCAGGTTCCGGCATCATTACTGAAATCAACCTGCAGACGCAGGTCCTGGGCACGCAGCAGTAA
- a CDS encoding phage tail sheath C-terminal domain-containing protein: MLNLANLKTPGVYIDEVPKFPPSVAQVETAIPAFIGYTRLTTLNGNSLLNKPVRITSLVEYEAIFGARLETFTAAVATVNGVHTVSAGPTAPAALFRMYYAMQMYFSNGGGPCYIVSIGPDSATPPAATIANYTAGLAAIAKEDEPTLLVFPDAQILPQGDCYNLYGLALAQAADLKDRFVIMDVFNGHLDYTNPANTNVIDDGANGFRFLIGNANLQYGAAYYPHLETSLTLNYNEETLSITGTLNGNPVPAAMVLRLQNPTPAQEANSLYHVANKLYHQIKASIAAMPIVMPPSSTIAGVYCTVDATRGVWKAPANTSLRFVRRPLVAVSDDSQENLNVHTSGKSVNAIRSFSGKGILVWGARTLAGNDNEWRYVSVRRFFNMVEESTKKASEPFVFEPNDANTWVKVRAMIENFLILQWRAGALAGAKPEHAFYVKVGLGQTMTAQDILEGRMIVEIGMAVVRPAEFIVLRYSHKMQES, translated from the coding sequence ATGTTAAACTTAGCAAATCTTAAAACACCCGGCGTTTACATCGACGAGGTACCCAAGTTCCCGCCGTCTGTGGCGCAGGTGGAAACGGCCATCCCGGCCTTCATCGGCTACACCCGGCTTACGACGCTCAACGGCAACTCGCTGCTGAACAAACCGGTGCGCATCACTTCGCTCGTGGAATATGAAGCGATCTTCGGCGCCAGGCTCGAAACCTTTACCGCGGCCGTGGCTACCGTCAACGGCGTGCACACGGTGAGCGCGGGCCCCACCGCGCCCGCCGCACTTTTCCGGATGTACTATGCCATGCAGATGTACTTCTCCAACGGCGGCGGCCCCTGCTACATCGTGTCCATCGGGCCCGACAGCGCCACGCCACCCGCGGCCACCATCGCCAATTACACCGCGGGCCTCGCCGCCATCGCCAAAGAAGATGAGCCCACCCTGCTCGTGTTCCCCGATGCCCAGATCCTGCCGCAGGGCGATTGCTACAACCTCTACGGCCTCGCCCTCGCCCAGGCCGCCGATCTGAAAGACCGCTTCGTGATCATGGACGTGTTTAACGGTCATCTCGATTACACCAATCCCGCCAATACCAACGTGATCGACGATGGCGCCAACGGCTTCCGGTTTCTCATCGGCAACGCCAACCTCCAATACGGCGCCGCTTATTATCCGCACCTGGAAACGTCGCTCACACTGAATTACAACGAAGAGACGCTTTCCATCACCGGAACGCTCAACGGCAACCCGGTGCCCGCCGCGATGGTGCTCCGGCTGCAGAATCCCACACCGGCGCAGGAAGCCAATTCCCTCTATCACGTGGCAAATAAACTGTATCACCAGATCAAAGCTTCCATTGCCGCCATGCCCATCGTGATGCCGCCCAGCAGCACCATCGCCGGTGTGTATTGTACGGTAGACGCCACGCGCGGCGTATGGAAAGCCCCCGCCAATACAAGCCTCCGCTTCGTCCGCAGGCCGCTCGTAGCCGTAAGCGACGATTCACAGGAAAATCTCAACGTCCACACTTCCGGCAAGAGCGTCAACGCCATCCGTTCCTTCAGCGGCAAAGGCATCCTCGTATGGGGCGCCAGAACGCTGGCCGGCAACGACAACGAATGGCGCTATGTGAGCGTGCGCAGGTTTTTCAACATGGTGGAAGAATCGACCAAGAAAGCTTCCGAGCCTTTCGTGTTCGAACCAAACGACGCCAACACCTGGGTGAAGGTGCGCGCCATGATCGAAAACTTCCTCATCCTACAGTGGAGAGCCGGCGCGCTGGCAGGCGCCAAGCCCGAACATGCTTTTTATGTGAAAGTAGGACTGGGGCAAACGATGACCGCGCAAGACATCCTCGAAGGCCGCATGATCGTGGAAATCGGGATGGCAGTGGTAAGGCCCGCCGAATTCATCGTGCTCCGCTATAGCCACAAAATGCAGGAATCATAA
- a CDS encoding phage tail sheath C-terminal domain-containing protein, which yields MDYKTPGVFVEELSLIPPSVAPVATAIPAFIGHTARVADPEGKTLINRPVRITSMLEFTSLYGGAYTPATVTVKLDAQNNITEVTPVNGRKFFLFDALQHFFDNGGGPCYIVSVGNFTTDVTLGNATTGLLGGLAAVSREDEPTIICAPDTGALKEGDGTPDFVNAGNFNQAAIQQCAKLQDRFAVLDVPGGHLALNHAENPILNFRNGVGNQELKYAAAYYPWLQSSYPKTLHFSQLAFIDNANAAIPPATINNIIPDLSAMVTSLRDRLAEEARVFSKVPAPVLNRSNYNPISAHLETLRLAVNTAANVANARTAFVPLINFVRSVALAARRVEMDAGNTPDMIQALNKLKANIDLRQQLISLVAFEKNAAVLGAFPAPPRTEAMVHADYADINTTDWIAGANVTTIQPEMNPYTGPTPLATVQNVANAVTLHKAFGKVADAFMTILQDAINRTDNAETLLFAKHPFFKGVVDRVKFEMSLLPPSGAVAGVYATTDRTRGVWKAPANMSLRSVVAPAVKLNDQEQSGLNVDENGKSINAIRAFTGKGILVWGARTLSGNDNEWRYVNVRRFFTFVEESTKKASEPFVFENNDANTWVRVRAMLENFLTLQWRQGALAGATTKQAFYVKVGLGETMTAQDILEGRLIVEIGMAAVRPAEFIVLRFSHKMQES from the coding sequence ATGGATTATAAAACCCCAGGCGTATTCGTCGAAGAGCTTTCACTGATACCGCCTTCCGTAGCGCCGGTAGCCACCGCCATCCCGGCGTTTATCGGACATACCGCCCGCGTTGCGGACCCCGAAGGGAAAACACTCATCAACCGGCCTGTCCGCATCACGTCCATGCTGGAGTTCACGTCTCTGTACGGCGGCGCCTACACGCCGGCAACCGTTACCGTGAAGCTCGACGCGCAGAACAACATCACGGAAGTGACGCCGGTGAACGGCCGGAAGTTTTTCCTGTTCGATGCTTTGCAACATTTCTTCGATAACGGCGGCGGCCCCTGCTACATCGTTTCCGTGGGTAACTTCACCACCGATGTGACGCTCGGCAACGCCACCACAGGGCTCCTGGGCGGACTGGCGGCTGTTTCCCGGGAAGATGAGCCCACTATCATCTGCGCTCCTGATACCGGGGCGCTGAAGGAAGGCGACGGAACGCCCGATTTCGTCAACGCCGGCAATTTCAACCAGGCCGCCATCCAGCAATGCGCCAAACTGCAGGACCGCTTCGCGGTACTCGACGTCCCCGGTGGGCATCTCGCGTTGAACCACGCGGAGAATCCCATCCTGAATTTTCGCAACGGCGTGGGTAACCAGGAGCTGAAGTATGCCGCTGCGTATTATCCCTGGTTGCAATCGTCGTATCCGAAAACACTGCATTTTTCGCAGCTGGCTTTCATCGACAATGCCAACGCCGCCATTCCGCCGGCTACCATCAATAACATCATTCCCGATCTGAGCGCCATGGTCACCAGCCTGCGCGACCGGCTGGCGGAAGAAGCCCGGGTGTTCTCGAAGGTACCTGCGCCGGTGCTCAATCGCAGCAATTACAACCCCATCAGCGCACACCTGGAAACGCTCCGGCTGGCAGTGAACACAGCTGCCAACGTGGCCAACGCCCGCACGGCTTTTGTTCCCCTGATCAATTTCGTGCGCAGCGTAGCCCTGGCCGCCCGCCGGGTGGAAATGGATGCCGGCAATACACCCGACATGATCCAGGCGCTGAATAAACTCAAGGCCAACATCGATCTGCGCCAGCAACTCATCAGCCTGGTAGCCTTCGAAAAGAATGCCGCAGTGCTCGGGGCTTTCCCGGCTCCTCCACGTACCGAAGCGATGGTGCATGCGGATTATGCCGATATCAACACTACCGATTGGATCGCCGGTGCGAACGTCACCACCATCCAGCCGGAAATGAATCCTTACACGGGCCCTACACCGCTCGCTACCGTGCAAAACGTGGCCAATGCCGTAACGCTGCACAAAGCGTTCGGGAAAGTGGCCGATGCGTTTATGACCATTTTGCAGGATGCGATCAACCGCACCGACAATGCGGAAACGCTGCTGTTCGCTAAACATCCTTTCTTTAAAGGCGTGGTGGACCGGGTGAAATTTGAAATGAGCCTCCTCCCGCCATCGGGCGCCGTGGCCGGCGTTTACGCCACCACCGACCGTACCCGCGGCGTGTGGAAAGCACCCGCTAATATGAGCCTCCGCAGCGTGGTGGCGCCCGCCGTTAAACTGAACGACCAGGAGCAAAGCGGCCTCAACGTCGACGAAAACGGAAAGAGCATCAATGCCATCAGGGCGTTTACCGGCAAAGGCATCCTCGTCTGGGGCGCGCGCACGTTGTCGGGCAACGACAACGAATGGCGTTATGTGAACGTTCGCCGTTTCTTCACTTTCGTGGAAGAGTCGACGAAAAAAGCCTCCGAACCGTTCGTGTTCGAAAATAACGACGCCAATACCTGGGTGCGCGTCCGCGCCATGCTCGAAAACTTCCTGACGCTGCAATGGCGGCAGGGCGCGCTGGCAGGAGCAACTACCAAACAGGCGTTTTACGTGAAAGTGGGCCTTGGCGAAACGATGACCGCGCAAGACATACTGGAAGGCCGCCTGATCGTGGAGATCGGTATGGCCGCCGTTCGTCCTGCTGAATTCATCGTGCTGAGATTCAGCCACAAAATGCAGGAATCCTGA
- a CDS encoding phage tail protein, with the protein MANYPLPKFHFQVEWGGANIGFTEVSGLDVQIDPIEYRDGASPEYVKTKMPGMVKYSNITMKRGTFKGDNQFYDWWNTVALNTIERRNVTISLLNENHEPVVVWKVKNAWPIKVQSSDLKSDGNEVAIESIELAHEGLVIQNE; encoded by the coding sequence ATGGCGAATTATCCGCTTCCCAAATTCCACTTCCAGGTTGAATGGGGTGGTGCAAACATCGGGTTCACCGAAGTGTCCGGCCTTGATGTACAGATCGACCCGATCGAATACCGCGATGGTGCAAGCCCGGAATATGTGAAGACCAAAATGCCGGGCATGGTCAAATACAGCAACATCACCATGAAACGCGGCACATTCAAGGGCGACAACCAGTTCTACGACTGGTGGAACACCGTAGCGCTCAATACGATCGAGCGCCGTAACGTGACCATCAGCCTGCTGAACGAAAACCATGAGCCCGTGGTGGTGTGGAAGGTCAAAAATGCCTGGCCCATCAAGGTGCAAAGCTCCGACCTCAAATCGGACGGCAACGAAGTCGCCATCGAGTCGATCGAACTGGCGCATGAAGGTCTGGTGATCCAAAACGAATAG
- a CDS encoding phage tail protein gives MSAFDTPQVGFHFLVLFEILPQFPQDVRFQEVSGLTVDLEMETVAEGGEHRFVHNLPVRSKYGDVTLKRGKMLGSGVLHWARQALDEFRFKPSNVLISLMNADHVPLYNWYLINAIPKKLEVSSFNAGNNEIVVETLVLSYQYFKYYDPISVGLDAAAGLTASLDINIGI, from the coding sequence ATGTCTGCCTTTGACACCCCGCAGGTCGGTTTTCATTTTCTCGTTCTCTTCGAGATTCTCCCGCAGTTCCCGCAAGACGTCCGTTTCCAGGAAGTGTCGGGGCTCACGGTGGACCTGGAAATGGAAACCGTAGCCGAAGGCGGCGAGCACCGCTTCGTACATAACCTGCCCGTTCGCTCGAAATATGGCGACGTCACGCTGAAGCGCGGCAAGATGCTCGGTTCCGGCGTGCTCCACTGGGCGCGGCAGGCGCTCGACGAATTCCGGTTCAAGCCCAGCAACGTCCTCATTTCACTGATGAACGCTGATCATGTACCCTTGTACAACTGGTACCTCATCAACGCCATTCCCAAGAAACTCGAAGTGAGCAGCTTCAACGCCGGCAACAACGAGATCGTGGTGGAAACGCTGGTGCTCTCTTACCAGTACTTCAAGTATTACGATCCCATCAGCGTAGGGCTGGATGCCGCAGCTGGTCTCACCGCTTCGCTGGACATCAACATCGGGATTTAA
- a CDS encoding DUF5908 family protein: MPIEIRELVIRARVEEPAAQQSGPAGSAAGAGNAPPQQDIQQIVAICTEEVMKLLKKQNDR; this comes from the coding sequence ATGCCCATAGAAATCAGGGAACTCGTGATCCGCGCCAGGGTGGAAGAACCCGCGGCACAGCAGTCCGGCCCCGCCGGATCCGCCGCCGGTGCAGGGAACGCCCCGCCTCAGCAAGACATCCAGCAGATCGTAGCCATCTGCACCGAAGAGGTCATGAAATTATTGAAGAAACAAAACGATCGTTAA
- the vgrG gene encoding type VI secretion system tip protein VgrG, with translation MSDEELLPIEQETSLVTFTVKVNGEPVTGETPVLSVTVWNEANRIAGAHLIVSDGDAAMADWPVSAGELFLPGNEIEILVGYHSMEESIFTGIVTSHALKLRQHTSELQVECRHKSSLLAIGRKSALFKDQKDSEIAATILDAEELTGQVEDTPVTHAEMVQYNASDWDFLITRLDAIGFVAVTNADKIDIIKPVVESEGAATLRFGTNLLEFDGEIDGSLQYGSVKAQSWDPASQALLEAESAEPEWTTPGDLTASEMGLPLVTLRQPAGLKEEEVQQWADATVLRSRMSFLCGRAQVQGFHQAVPGITVAIEGMGARMNGMSWVSGVRHEISAGNWTVDLQLGLSAKQHADKFPVSAKPAGALVPGINGLHTGIVKALEGDPDSEGRVLLQIPSIDTGDDGVWARVCTLDAGDGRGSFFLPEVEDEVLVGFLDDDPRYPVVLGGLHSSAKAAPLELKDDNHEKGFFTRSGMRVLFNDDKKTLVIDTPGGNKVSLDEDAGEITIQDQNNNKIVMSSDGITIESAKDLVMKASGSIKMESSTGLEAKAGTQFKAEGSAGMEISSSANTVIKGAIVQIN, from the coding sequence ATGAGCGACGAGGAATTACTGCCGATAGAACAGGAAACGAGCCTGGTGACGTTCACGGTGAAAGTGAACGGTGAGCCCGTTACCGGCGAAACGCCCGTCCTTTCCGTCACGGTCTGGAACGAAGCGAACCGCATCGCGGGCGCGCACCTGATCGTGTCTGACGGGGATGCGGCAATGGCAGACTGGCCCGTGAGCGCCGGGGAGCTTTTCCTGCCCGGCAATGAGATCGAGATTTTGGTGGGGTATCATAGTATGGAAGAATCGATTTTTACTGGTATCGTTACTTCGCACGCACTGAAATTGCGCCAGCATACTTCGGAGCTGCAGGTGGAATGCCGGCATAAAAGTTCGCTCCTGGCCATCGGCCGGAAGAGCGCATTATTCAAGGATCAGAAAGACAGCGAGATCGCCGCCACCATCCTCGATGCGGAAGAACTGACAGGGCAGGTCGAAGACACGCCGGTTACGCATGCCGAGATGGTGCAGTACAACGCCTCCGACTGGGATTTCCTCATCACCCGGCTCGATGCGATCGGTTTCGTGGCCGTGACGAACGCAGACAAGATCGATATCATCAAACCCGTCGTGGAATCCGAAGGAGCGGCCACGCTTCGTTTCGGAACCAATCTCCTGGAATTCGACGGCGAGATCGACGGTAGCCTGCAATACGGCAGTGTTAAAGCGCAAAGCTGGGACCCTGCTTCGCAGGCGCTCCTGGAAGCCGAATCCGCCGAACCGGAATGGACCACACCCGGCGACCTTACCGCATCCGAAATGGGATTGCCGTTGGTGACGTTACGCCAGCCAGCAGGACTGAAAGAAGAAGAAGTGCAGCAATGGGCGGATGCGACGGTGCTGCGCAGCCGGATGTCTTTCCTCTGCGGAAGGGCGCAGGTACAGGGGTTTCACCAGGCAGTGCCGGGCATCACCGTCGCCATCGAAGGGATGGGCGCGCGGATGAATGGAATGTCGTGGGTGAGCGGCGTGCGGCACGAGATCAGCGCCGGCAACTGGACGGTGGATCTGCAACTGGGTTTGTCGGCAAAACAACACGCAGATAAGTTTCCCGTTTCGGCGAAGCCCGCGGGCGCCCTGGTGCCTGGGATCAACGGTCTGCACACCGGCATCGTCAAAGCCCTGGAAGGCGACCCCGACAGCGAGGGGCGCGTCCTGCTGCAAATACCTTCCATCGACACAGGCGACGACGGCGTTTGGGCACGTGTTTGCACACTCGATGCGGGCGACGGCCGCGGCAGCTTCTTCCTCCCCGAAGTGGAAGACGAAGTGCTGGTGGGTTTCCTGGACGACGACCCCCGTTACCCCGTGGTGCTCGGCGGGCTGCATAGCAGCGCAAAGGCCGCACCCCTCGAACTCAAAGACGACAACCACGAAAAAGGATTCTTTACCCGCAGCGGTATGCGCGTCCTTTTCAACGACGATAAAAAGACCCTCGTCATCGATACGCCCGGCGGCAATAAAGTGTCGCTCGACGAAGATGCGGGCGAAATCACGATACAGGATCAGAACAATAACAAAATCGTTATGTCCTCCGACGGTATCACGATCGAAAGCGCGAAAGACCTGGTGATGAAGGCTTCCGGAAGTATCAAGATGGAAAGCTCCACGGGGCTGGAAGCCAAAGCCGGAACGCAGTTCAAGGCGGAAGGCTCGGCGGGGATGGAGATCAGTTCCAGCGCCAATACCGTAATCAAGGGAGCGATTGTACAGATAAACTGA
- a CDS encoding PAAR domain-containing protein, whose amino-acid sequence MSMAARVGDMHVCPMVTGTVPHVGGPALPPGGATVMIGGMPALRVGDMCTCTGPPDAVVKGSATVMIGGMPAARMGDSTAHGGSIIIGCPTVMIGG is encoded by the coding sequence ATGTCAATGGCCGCAAGAGTGGGCGACATGCATGTTTGCCCGATGGTAACCGGAACGGTGCCGCATGTCGGCGGTCCGGCCCTGCCGCCCGGAGGGGCTACCGTCATGATCGGCGGGATGCCCGCGCTGCGGGTGGGCGATATGTGCACGTGTACTGGTCCGCCGGATGCCGTGGTGAAGGGCTCCGCGACGGTGATGATCGGCGGGATGCCCGCGGCAAGGATGGGAGACAGTACGGCGCACGGCGGTTCCATCATTATCGGATGCCCCACCGTCATGATCGGCGGTTAA
- a CDS encoding GPW/gp25 family protein, with the protein MFDAEADIESCIAIILSTELGERVMQPSFGWKRDRWIFESLGTTTATAIQSEIETALVVYEPRIKLNSVKLRQDPAEAGKVTILVDYVIRSTNARHNLVYPFYLTEK; encoded by the coding sequence ATGTTCGACGCGGAAGCCGACATCGAAAGTTGCATCGCCATTATTCTTTCCACGGAACTGGGAGAACGCGTGATGCAGCCATCTTTCGGCTGGAAACGGGACCGCTGGATCTTCGAATCCCTCGGCACTACCACCGCCACGGCCATCCAGTCGGAAATAGAAACCGCCCTGGTCGTTTACGAGCCCCGCATCAAACTGAACAGCGTAAAGCTGCGGCAAGACCCCGCGGAAGCGGGAAAGGTGACGATACTGGTGGATTATGTGATCCGCAGTACCAATGCGCGCCACAACCTTGTTTACCCCTTCTATCTAACCGAAAAGTAA